A single region of the Streptomyces sp. NBC_00425 genome encodes:
- the htpX gene encoding zinc metalloprotease HtpX: MRSRFQSDRRLTVRMTVTLFLLGLLYVAFVAALIVLLKSWVLVVVVAAGMLGAQYWFSDRVALFAMRGRVVEREEYPELHAVIDRLCAIADLPKPVVAVSDLGMPNAFATGRSPEHAVVCVTTGLLRRLEPAELEGVLAHELSHVAHKDVAVITVASFLGVIAGLIVRFAFYSQVFGGGRRDQNTAAVFAAVMGVSAAVYALSFLMIRALSRYRELAADRAAAHLTGRPSALASALTKVSGDIARIPTKDLRTAQAFNAFYFTPALGAEPGVAGLFSTHPSLEQRLDQLGRISAELGEAATPGRAG, from the coding sequence ATGCGGAGCCGTTTCCAGAGCGATCGGCGGCTGACCGTGCGGATGACGGTCACGTTGTTCCTGCTCGGACTGTTGTACGTGGCGTTCGTCGCCGCGTTGATCGTGTTGCTGAAGTCCTGGGTGCTGGTCGTGGTCGTGGCGGCGGGGATGCTCGGCGCCCAGTACTGGTTCTCCGACCGGGTCGCCCTGTTCGCGATGCGCGGGCGGGTCGTGGAGCGGGAGGAGTATCCCGAGCTGCACGCCGTGATCGACCGGCTGTGCGCGATCGCCGACCTGCCCAAGCCGGTGGTCGCCGTCTCCGACCTGGGCATGCCGAACGCGTTCGCGACGGGACGCAGTCCCGAGCACGCGGTGGTGTGCGTGACGACGGGCCTGCTGCGGCGGCTGGAGCCGGCCGAGCTGGAGGGCGTCCTCGCGCACGAGCTGTCCCATGTGGCGCACAAGGACGTCGCCGTGATCACCGTCGCGTCGTTCCTCGGTGTGATCGCCGGACTGATCGTGCGGTTCGCTTTCTACTCCCAGGTGTTCGGCGGCGGGCGCAGGGACCAGAACACCGCCGCCGTCTTCGCCGCGGTGATGGGCGTCTCGGCGGCCGTGTACGCGCTCAGCTTCCTCATGATCCGCGCCCTGTCGCGGTACCGGGAGCTGGCGGCGGACCGGGCGGCGGCGCACCTGACCGGCCGTCCCTCGGCGCTCGCGTCCGCACTGACGAAGGTCTCCGGCGACATCGCCCGTATCCCGACGAAGGACCTGCGGACGGCCCAGGCGTTCAACGCCTTCTACTTCACCCCGGCGCTGGGCGCCGAGCCCGGTGTGGCAGGGCTGTTCTCCACCCACCCGAGCCTGGAGCAGCGGCTCGACCAGCTGGGCCGGATCTCCGCGGAGCTGGGCGAGGCGGCCACGCCCGGAAGGGCGGGCTGA